A window of the Desulfatirhabdium butyrativorans DSM 18734 genome harbors these coding sequences:
- the pilM gene encoding type IV pilus assembly protein PilM: MQLKKKNHLIGLDIGSRSIKVAEAVETKNGFTLMKFGKTDIPTGWILDGQIKEPTLVADAIRKLIAETKIREKNTAISIGGYSVIVKKIQIPFQTLDTLQDTIQIEAEQYIPFDISEVNLDFDILGEADPATNRMDVLLVAAKKELVEDVVGVVELAGLRACVVDIDAFALQNIFELSQGVKEDAMVLLDIGAHKTTLNIVQNGVSLLMRDVPLGCEQITLKIAKLEGCSFEEAETIKISRKAGKKSSVQEITRIFSEVMADWCMEIRRAIDFFYSTYPDHQLKGVAISGGGSSISEFTAILAAEIGMPVEVLRPFQAFQIHRKMKEMDFDSISPQAAICLGLSIRRLDDK, encoded by the coding sequence ATGCAACTGAAGAAAAAAAATCACTTGATAGGACTGGATATCGGATCGAGGTCGATCAAGGTGGCTGAAGCCGTCGAAACCAAAAATGGCTTCACCCTGATGAAATTCGGGAAAACCGATATTCCGACCGGTTGGATTCTGGATGGTCAAATCAAAGAACCCACGCTTGTAGCCGACGCGATTCGGAAACTGATTGCGGAAACCAAAATCAGGGAGAAAAATACGGCCATTTCCATCGGTGGGTATTCCGTTATCGTCAAGAAGATTCAAATCCCTTTTCAAACACTCGACACCCTGCAGGATACCATTCAAATAGAAGCGGAACAATACATTCCATTCGATATTTCCGAAGTGAACCTGGATTTTGATATTCTGGGAGAAGCGGACCCTGCTACAAACCGCATGGATGTCCTGCTGGTGGCCGCAAAAAAGGAACTGGTGGAAGATGTTGTCGGAGTGGTGGAATTGGCCGGTTTAAGGGCATGTGTTGTGGATATCGATGCGTTTGCTTTGCAGAATATCTTCGAATTATCCCAAGGGGTTAAAGAAGATGCCATGGTGTTGCTCGATATCGGCGCCCACAAGACGACCCTGAATATCGTTCAGAATGGCGTTTCCCTGCTGATGCGCGATGTACCACTGGGTTGTGAGCAGATCACCCTGAAAATTGCCAAACTGGAAGGATGTTCTTTCGAAGAAGCGGAAACCATCAAAATCAGCCGCAAGGCGGGCAAGAAATCATCCGTTCAGGAAATTACACGAATCTTTTCTGAGGTAATGGCTGACTGGTGTATGGAAATCCGCAGGGCGATCGATTTTTTCTATTCCACCTATCCGGATCATCAACTCAAAGGGGTTGCGATCAGCGGTGGTGGAAGCAGCATCAGTGAATTCACAGCGATTCTGGCTGCCGAAATCGGCATGCCGGTCGAGGTGTTGCGCCCTTTTCAGGCATTCCAAATCCATCGAAAAATGAAAGAAATGGATTTCGATTCGATTTCTCCGCAAGCTGCCATTTGTCTGGGGCTTTCCATCAGGAGGCTGGACGATAAATGA
- a CDS encoding type 4a pilus biogenesis protein PilO — protein sequence MKAPQFSLESFIEKVEGLSVGRRIAICVLSYVLPIILVGYFSYYPTYLETQDIRSQAEQVEKELETARSLAKQYERFKRELADVEKEFTTARSALPEKEEIPSLLKGITTCGHMAGMEFLLFEPKADVPKDFYVEIPVAITVVGDYHHVAMFFDNVSSLNRIVNIVEVRMAPQKDNKGLIATCTAVTYKFMEEGPSSGKAAKGKPKPNP from the coding sequence ATGAAAGCGCCTCAATTTTCTCTGGAGTCTTTCATCGAGAAGGTGGAAGGATTGAGCGTAGGTCGACGCATAGCCATATGTGTGCTTTCCTATGTTCTTCCGATCATCCTGGTTGGGTATTTTTCTTATTATCCGACATATCTGGAAACTCAGGATATCCGCAGCCAGGCGGAGCAAGTGGAAAAGGAATTGGAAACTGCTCGGAGCCTCGCAAAACAGTATGAACGGTTCAAAAGAGAATTGGCCGATGTGGAAAAGGAATTTACCACGGCAAGGAGCGCGCTGCCGGAAAAGGAAGAAATTCCTTCCTTGCTGAAAGGGATCACGACCTGCGGCCACATGGCCGGCATGGAGTTCTTGCTGTTTGAACCGAAAGCCGATGTTCCGAAGGATTTTTATGTCGAAATTCCGGTTGCCATCACTGTAGTGGGTGACTACCACCATGTGGCGATGTTTTTTGATAATGTATCGAGTCTCAACAGAATCGTCAACATTGTGGAAGTCAGGATGGCACCTCAGAAAGACAACAAGGGGTTGATCGCTACATGTACCGCCGTGACCTACAAATTTATGGAAGAAGGTCCGAGTTCCGGCAAAGCGGCAAAAGGCAAGCCCAAACCGAATCCATGA
- a CDS encoding PilN domain-containing protein, whose translation MIRINLLPYRKARKKENVRRQLSIFGLGIVLVGFCLYYGTIVFDRSLKQEQDRLSQARAELAQMKKITKEIEEIKKKLNTIKKKTEIIRSLEDGRKQQVILLDTLTRVIIPQRMWFTSLAVVRDTVGIGGYALDQTTVADFMKQLETCGLFSSVTLKSIKHQVIKGVELKNFDIACRKIPLKKSEPPKEKGGA comes from the coding sequence ATGATCCGGATCAATCTTCTTCCGTACCGCAAGGCGCGCAAAAAGGAAAATGTCCGCAGGCAACTGTCCATATTTGGCCTTGGGATCGTACTGGTGGGATTCTGTTTGTATTATGGAACAATCGTCTTCGATCGCTCGTTGAAACAGGAACAGGATCGGCTCAGCCAAGCTCGGGCAGAGCTGGCGCAGATGAAAAAAATTACCAAAGAGATCGAGGAGATCAAGAAAAAACTCAATACCATCAAGAAAAAAACGGAAATTATCCGGTCTCTTGAAGATGGGCGCAAGCAACAGGTTATCCTGCTCGACACCCTCACCCGGGTCATTATCCCGCAGCGCATGTGGTTCACCAGTCTGGCGGTTGTCCGGGATACGGTCGGTATCGGGGGCTATGCTCTTGATCAGACAACCGTGGCGGATTTCATGAAGCAGTTGGAAACCTGCGGCCTGTTTTCATCTGTAACATTGAAAAGCATCAAACATCAGGTGATCAAAGGGGTTGAGCTGAAGAATTTCGATATTGCCTGCAGAAAAATTCCGTTGAAGAAGAGCGAACCCCCAAAAGAAAAGGGGGGAGCATGA
- a CDS encoding pilus assembly protein PilP has protein sequence MRTWIGLLLVAMLIGICGCGKSEQQAASEPEVVRMKLPARAVATVKPPPPGTAHAPVATPKAGVDGSKGVQNETAAPETGPQVPMLPDPNRISYHPEGKIDPFQPMIKEEPAAPAANAAKPRRNKREPQTPLERLDLSQLRLTAIVRTASGYRALVEESSGKGYMIGVGTYMGLNGGKVVAIYKDRFIVEEELEDALGNVKTERREIKLPKPSGDPS, from the coding sequence TTGAGGACATGGATTGGTCTTTTGCTGGTCGCCATGCTTATCGGCATATGCGGTTGCGGAAAATCGGAGCAGCAGGCTGCATCCGAACCGGAAGTTGTTCGCATGAAGCTTCCCGCAAGGGCGGTCGCAACGGTCAAACCGCCTCCTCCCGGTACCGCTCATGCTCCAGTCGCAACACCGAAAGCAGGTGTGGACGGATCAAAGGGTGTCCAAAACGAAACTGCGGCTCCTGAAACAGGACCGCAAGTGCCAATGCTTCCGGATCCCAATCGGATATCCTATCACCCCGAAGGCAAAATCGATCCATTTCAACCCATGATCAAAGAAGAGCCGGCTGCTCCAGCGGCCAATGCAGCAAAACCGAGGCGAAACAAGCGAGAGCCCCAAACTCCGCTTGAGCGGCTCGATCTCTCGCAGCTCCGGCTCACGGCAATTGTTCGGACCGCCTCCGGCTATCGGGCGTTGGTGGAGGAAAGCAGCGGCAAGGGATATATGATCGGGGTGGGTACGTATATGGGGTTGAATGGCGGGAAGGTGGTGGCCATCTACAAGGATCGATTCATTGTAGAGGAAGAACTGGAAGACGCTCTTGGCAATGTCAAAACGGAACGCCGTGAAATCAAGTTGCCCAAACCGAGTGGAGATCCATCATGA